The following proteins come from a genomic window of Flavobacterium eburneipallidum:
- the fahA gene encoding fumarylacetoacetase, with protein MPISANNTNRKSWITVPENSDFPIQNIPFGVFITKDDVITIGTRIGDSAIDMGALQQLNYFEGIDLTDDMFMQDTLNDFISDGKKTWRLVRNRLAELFDETNPELRDNQEHREIIIFDVKDIEMQLPVLIGDYTDFYSNKNHATNIGKMFRDPENALLPNWLHIPLGYHGRSSSIIPSGVPVHRPMGQTLPKGETTPVFGTSRSVDFELETAFITTDANIMGENIPVTEAEDYIFGMVLMNDWSARDIQKWEYEPLGPFLAKNFATSISPWIITMDALEPFRTKGPKQDPAPFPYLQQKGKHNFDISLEVGIQPENAEETIVTRSNFKYMYWSMSQQLAHHTSNGCRVNSGDMMGSGTISGPTPDSFGSMLELTWGGKNPIQLNDGTERKFLNDGDTVTFRGHCKNNGVRIGFGEVCNKLLPPFVRK; from the coding sequence ATGCCTATATCAGCCAATAATACTAATCGAAAGTCTTGGATAACAGTTCCAGAGAACAGTGATTTTCCTATCCAAAACATTCCTTTTGGAGTTTTCATCACTAAAGATGACGTAATTACCATTGGAACCAGAATAGGAGATTCTGCTATAGACATGGGTGCTTTGCAGCAATTGAATTATTTTGAAGGCATCGATTTGACGGATGATATGTTCATGCAAGATACCTTGAACGACTTTATATCCGACGGAAAAAAAACCTGGCGATTGGTTCGAAATCGTCTGGCTGAATTATTTGACGAAACCAATCCTGAACTTCGAGACAACCAAGAACATCGCGAAATTATCATCTTTGATGTCAAAGATATTGAAATGCAATTGCCAGTACTAATTGGTGATTATACTGATTTCTATTCCAATAAAAATCATGCTACAAACATTGGGAAAATGTTCCGTGATCCTGAAAATGCTTTATTGCCAAATTGGTTGCACATTCCTTTAGGATACCACGGCAGAAGCTCTTCGATTATTCCATCAGGAGTTCCTGTGCACAGACCCATGGGGCAAACGTTGCCAAAAGGAGAAACAACTCCTGTTTTCGGGACATCGAGATCAGTAGATTTTGAATTAGAAACGGCTTTTATTACTACCGATGCGAATATTATGGGAGAAAATATTCCGGTAACCGAAGCCGAAGATTATATTTTTGGAATGGTATTAATGAACGATTGGAGTGCCCGTGACATTCAAAAATGGGAATACGAACCCCTTGGACCATTCTTGGCAAAAAACTTTGCTACTTCTATTTCTCCGTGGATTATCACGATGGATGCTTTAGAACCTTTTAGAACTAAAGGTCCTAAACAAGACCCTGCTCCTTTCCCCTATTTGCAACAAAAAGGAAAACACAATTTTGACATTAGCCTAGAAGTGGGTATTCAACCCGAAAATGCAGAAGAAACTATTGTTACACGATCCAATTTTAAATATATGTATTGGTCGATGAGTCAGCAACTAGCACATCATACATCAAACGGTTGCCGTGTAAATTCTGGTGATATGATGGGTTCAGGAACCATTTCGGGGCCAACGCCTGATAGTTTTGGTTCGATGCTAGAACTAACATGGGGCGGAAAAAATCCAATCCAACTCAACGACGGAACAGAACGCAAATTCCTAAATGATGGCGATACCGTAACCTTTAGAGGGCATTGCAAAAACAATGGTGTTCGAATTGGTTTTGGAGAAGTTTGCAATAAATTACTTCCTCCTTTTGTAAGGAAATAA